The following coding sequences lie in one Pseudomonadota bacterium genomic window:
- a CDS encoding diguanylate cyclase, with protein MLEAAAPSLNLPSIMVVDDEHENLALLERTLALRYEVQAFFSPQQALERLAHQRVDLIISDHRMPHMTGVEFLSRACQAAPETPRILLTGHADLETAMEAVNRGRVSGFLRKPIDADRLLGEVERCMGYARLCVENRRLTHDLARTNRELSEAKRLLELDLDARTRDLLDSRRKLEEMVTRDGLTGLFNHRYFQEAAQNHVAAAVRHGHPIALIFLDVDWFKVYNDTRGHPAGDELLRTLAGLLVQASSAMDAVVCRLRQDDVVARYGGEEFVLLLPHTNLQGALAVAERLREVINAHPFAGGETQPLGRVTVSMGLAELPTHGRSKLDLVHKADAALLQAKANGRDMVLSASELSELRAPAGESTADAPPPSGLAPGERELRLARIERRLAREKLARGQIEHLLEEKSRDLYLAMRQLKEQQGMLVQTEKLSTLGRISAGIAHEINNALNIVYGNAQHLERYSAAYGTVLDAYRRALAEQPGLAEQLRSVERAARIAYIERDLPKLVGAINTGVDRAATIVRDLGIFSRPQDADALHWTDLGQIMATALTLASNQLKLKHVVCEDAPASLLVHCNAGKLSQVFLNILLNAAHATPDGGSIEVSYQVTGELVTVRISDAGCGIAPEHQHRVFEPFFTTKDPGTGTGLGLFLCLQLVQSQGGRIWFESVLQQGTSFFIEFQRQPVPRAGQG; from the coding sequence GTGTTGGAAGCGGCAGCCCCGTCCCTCAACCTACCCAGCATCATGGTCGTCGATGACGAGCACGAGAATCTCGCGCTGCTCGAACGCACGCTCGCCCTTCGCTATGAAGTGCAAGCCTTCTTCTCGCCGCAGCAAGCGCTCGAACGGCTCGCCCACCAGCGCGTCGACCTCATCATCTCCGACCATCGGATGCCCCACATGACCGGTGTGGAGTTCCTGAGCCGAGCCTGCCAAGCAGCGCCGGAGACCCCACGCATCCTGCTCACGGGCCATGCCGATCTCGAGACCGCGATGGAGGCGGTCAACCGCGGCCGCGTCAGCGGCTTTCTGCGCAAGCCCATCGACGCGGACCGACTGCTCGGCGAGGTCGAGCGCTGCATGGGGTACGCGCGGCTCTGCGTGGAGAATCGCCGACTGACCCACGATCTCGCGCGCACCAATCGCGAGCTCTCGGAGGCCAAGCGTCTGCTCGAGCTCGACCTGGATGCGCGGACACGTGACCTGCTCGACAGCCGGCGCAAGCTCGAGGAGATGGTCACGCGCGATGGTCTGACCGGCCTCTTCAACCATCGCTACTTCCAGGAGGCGGCCCAGAATCACGTCGCGGCCGCCGTGCGACACGGGCATCCGATCGCGCTGATCTTCTTGGATGTCGACTGGTTCAAGGTCTACAACGACACGCGCGGTCATCCGGCGGGCGACGAGTTGTTGCGCACGCTGGCCGGGCTGCTCGTCCAAGCCTCTAGCGCGATGGACGCAGTGGTCTGTCGCCTGCGCCAGGATGATGTCGTCGCGCGCTATGGCGGCGAGGAGTTCGTGCTCTTGCTGCCCCACACGAATCTGCAGGGCGCCCTGGCGGTGGCCGAACGCTTGCGCGAGGTCATCAATGCACACCCCTTCGCCGGCGGTGAAACGCAGCCCTTGGGACGCGTCACCGTCAGCATGGGGTTGGCCGAGCTCCCGACCCATGGCCGCAGCAAGCTAGATCTCGTGCATAAGGCCGATGCCGCGCTGCTTCAGGCGAAGGCGAATGGCCGTGACATGGTCCTCAGCGCATCCGAGCTCAGCGAGCTGCGCGCCCCTGCGGGTGAGTCCACGGCGGATGCCCCGCCGCCAAGCGGCCTGGCACCTGGCGAGCGCGAGCTACGTCTGGCGCGCATCGAGCGCCGATTGGCGCGCGAGAAGCTTGCCCGTGGGCAAATCGAGCATCTGCTCGAGGAGAAGTCGCGCGACCTCTACCTCGCGATGAGGCAGCTCAAAGAGCAGCAGGGCATGCTCGTGCAGACGGAGAAGCTCAGCACACTGGGCCGCATTTCCGCGGGAATCGCCCACGAGATCAACAACGCGCTGAATATTGTCTATGGCAACGCGCAGCATCTGGAGCGCTATTCGGCCGCCTATGGCACCGTCCTCGATGCCTATCGGCGCGCACTGGCCGAGCAACCGGGTCTCGCGGAGCAGCTGCGCAGCGTCGAGCGCGCGGCGCGAATCGCCTACATTGAACGAGATCTGCCGAAGCTCGTGGGCGCGATCAACACAGGGGTCGACCGCGCCGCCACGATCGTCCGCGATCTTGGGATCTTTTCTCGCCCGCAAGATGCCGATGCGCTCCATTGGACGGATCTCGGCCAGATCATGGCCACCGCCCTGACCCTGGCGTCCAATCAGCTCAAGCTGAAGCACGTTGTCTGCGAGGATGCCCCGGCCTCGCTGCTGGTCCACTGCAATGCGGGCAAGCTCAGTCAGGTCTTCTTGAACATCTTGCTCAATGCTGCCCACGCCACGCCCGATGGCGGCAGCATCGAGGTTTCCTACCAGGTGACCGGCGAGCTCGTCACCGTGCGCATCAGCGATGCCGGCTGCGGCATCGCGCCGGAGCACCAGCACCGCGTCTTCGAGCCGTTCTTTACGACGAAGGACCCGGGCACGGGTACGGGTCTGGGGCTCTTCCTTTGTCTGCAGCTCGTGCAAAGCCAAGGTGGACGGATCTGGTTCGAGTCCGTGCTGCAGCAGGGCACGAGCTTCTTCATCGAGTTCCAGCGACAGCCGGTGCCTCGCGCTGGCCAAGGGTGA
- a CDS encoding heme NO-binding domain-containing protein — translation MKGIVFNELERMVTDTAGEALWDELIETTRLQTPHGIFLGPQTYPDEDFMALVAAASKALKIPLPQLVPAFGRYLLSHLVERFPIFVKPGMGAKSFLLTVEDTIHLEVQKLYADAVLPRFFYTDPGPDRLELTYESPRKLCMLLGGLIDGVAAYFKETVRYEHDTCVHRGDPSCHFVITFGPPDRTD, via the coding sequence ATGAAAGGCATCGTCTTCAACGAGTTGGAGCGGATGGTGACGGATACCGCCGGTGAAGCATTGTGGGACGAGTTGATCGAGACCACGCGCCTGCAGACACCCCATGGGATCTTCCTTGGGCCCCAAACCTATCCCGACGAGGACTTCATGGCGCTGGTGGCCGCTGCCAGCAAGGCGTTGAAGATCCCGCTACCGCAGTTGGTGCCCGCCTTCGGCCGCTACCTGCTCTCGCATCTGGTGGAGCGCTTCCCGATCTTCGTAAAGCCGGGCATGGGCGCCAAGAGCTTCCTGCTCACGGTCGAGGACACGATCCACCTCGAGGTTCAGAAGCTCTACGCCGACGCCGTGCTGCCGCGCTTCTTCTACACTGACCCAGGCCCGGACCGACTCGAGCTGACCTATGAGTCGCCGCGCAAGCTTTGCATGCTCCTGGGCGGCTTGATCGACGGCGTGGCAGCGTATTTCAAGGAGACGGTGCGTTACGAGCACGACACTTGCGTGCACCGCGGCGACCCTAGCTGCCACTTCGTGATCACCTTTGGACCGCCGGATCGCACCGACTGA
- a CDS encoding histone deacetylase translates to MSLPAPERRRGGDAEAWVEAWVEAWVEAWVVGRRGLARAATWARDLGLPLRPPARLVFHEDYVGSTAESDSRHAFDGRRPLRIVERLRRAGVLSRTQLLRPSVPSAAALARVHPAAFLAELRQPARLAALLALPVHTLQLQEEPLLPFLLQSGGTMLALEHALRHALPVFNLGGGFHHAQRDRAEGFCPLNDLALAIEHVRALGLARRILVVDLDYHHGNGTALIYAADEEVFTLSLHGQAWVQLAGKRSHLDLRLPAGTGDGDYLAALRETLPPTLRRFCPQAAIYIAGADVSAADQLGDFRLSEEGVLERDLYVARCLRAAQVPFAVVLGGGYGPFAWTLPYNFIFSELTGARIPPALRPSNVPAEYERIRSALGPIELRHGTSALAASDGDALLSLERGEPSLLLGTYSREGLVTVLERYGFFALLRERGFAAPLVSIDTEDPDRQVLRIHDRWPDPDHLLIELVTRYRALRRPAGVAFAPDGLRLLAIEWLCMQNPAAGFTLERPRLPDQRFPGLGLGPWMLELLRQMALRLRCAGLMSCPRHYHNARVFGRAMRFFDPGPEGRFRALQALLEPLPLVEAMDALARGAVVGEEGLPLDWSRWEGATQVLATDDALRSYLESAAYRRAVSAARAAQHLQLQPGG, encoded by the coding sequence GTGTCGCTGCCAGCCCCCGAGCGTAGGCGCGGCGGTGATGCCGAGGCGTGGGTCGAGGCGTGGGTCGAGGCGTGGGTCGAGGCGTGGGTCGTTGGTCGACGCGGGCTCGCGCGGGCGGCGACTTGGGCGCGCGACCTCGGCCTTCCGCTGCGTCCGCCAGCGCGCTTGGTCTTTCACGAGGACTACGTCGGGTCGACCGCCGAGAGCGACAGCCGCCACGCCTTCGACGGCCGACGGCCGCTGCGAATCGTCGAGCGCCTCCGTCGCGCCGGCGTGCTCAGTCGCACGCAGCTGCTGCGGCCCAGCGTGCCGAGCGCTGCGGCGCTGGCGCGGGTCCATCCGGCGGCGTTTCTGGCCGAGCTGCGCCAACCGGCGCGCCTGGCCGCCCTGCTGGCGCTGCCGGTCCACACCCTCCAGCTCCAGGAGGAGCCGCTGCTGCCCTTCCTCCTGCAGAGCGGCGGCACGATGCTCGCGCTCGAGCACGCGCTGCGCCACGCCCTGCCGGTCTTCAACCTCGGCGGCGGCTTTCACCACGCCCAGCGGGACCGCGCCGAGGGCTTCTGCCCGCTCAACGATCTCGCGCTAGCGATCGAGCATGTGCGCGCGCTCGGGCTGGCGCGGCGCATCCTCGTGGTCGACCTGGACTACCATCACGGCAACGGCACGGCGCTGATCTACGCCGCGGACGAGGAGGTCTTCACCCTCTCGTTGCACGGCCAAGCGTGGGTGCAGCTCGCCGGCAAGCGCTCGCACCTCGACCTCCGGCTACCCGCAGGCACCGGCGATGGCGACTACCTGGCGGCCCTGCGCGAAACGCTGCCGCCAACGCTGCGCCGCTTTTGCCCGCAGGCCGCGATCTATATCGCCGGCGCGGACGTCAGCGCCGCCGACCAGCTCGGTGACTTCCGGCTCTCGGAGGAGGGCGTGCTCGAGCGGGATCTCTACGTGGCGCGTTGCTTGCGAGCCGCTCAGGTGCCCTTCGCCGTGGTCCTCGGGGGCGGCTACGGGCCCTTCGCCTGGACCCTGCCCTATAACTTCATCTTCAGCGAGCTGACGGGTGCGCGGATTCCGCCGGCGCTGCGCCCGAGCAACGTGCCGGCCGAGTACGAGCGCATCCGCTCGGCGCTCGGCCCGATCGAGCTGCGGCACGGCACGTCGGCGCTGGCGGCCAGCGACGGCGACGCCCTCCTGAGCCTGGAGCGCGGCGAGCCCTCGCTGCTGCTGGGGACCTATTCGCGCGAGGGCTTGGTGACCGTGCTCGAGCGCTATGGCTTCTTCGCGCTGCTGCGTGAGCGCGGCTTTGCGGCACCGCTGGTCTCGATCGACACCGAGGACCCCGACCGGCAGGTCCTGCGGATCCACGATCGCTGGCCCGATCCCGACCACCTGCTGATCGAGCTGGTGACCCGCTATCGCGCCCTGCGCCGCCCCGCGGGGGTCGCGTTCGCGCCCGACGGTCTGCGCCTGCTGGCGATCGAGTGGCTCTGCATGCAGAACCCCGCCGCGGGCTTCACGCTCGAGCGCCCGCGGCTCCCCGACCAGCGCTTCCCGGGGTTGGGCCTCGGCCCCTGGATGCTCGAGCTGCTGCGGCAAATGGCGCTGCGCCTACGCTGCGCTGGCTTGATGAGCTGTCCGCGCCACTACCACAACGCGCGCGTCTTTGGGCGAGCGATGCGCTTCTTCGATCCGGGGCCAGAGGGCCGCTTTCGCGCCTTGCAGGCGCTGCTCGAGCCCCTCCCGCTCGTCGAGGCCATGGACGCCCTCGCCCGCGGCGCGGTCGTCGGCGAGGAGGGCCTTCCCTTGGACTGGAGCCGCTGGGAGGGTGCGACCCAGGTGCTGGCTACCGATGACGCTCTCCGTAGCTACCTCGAGAGCGCAGCCTATCGGCGCGCCGTGAGCGCGGCCCGCGCGGCCCAGCACCTCCAACTGCAGCCAGGCGGGTGA
- a CDS encoding CDGSH iron-sulfur domain-containing protein, with amino-acid sequence MSDEKVFRYEGKGGTVTWDGRLCIHVGECGRATGELFVNGRKPWCEPDAVAEQTDLMEVLGRCPSGALAYEQDGVAVDEAPQPHNQIAVANNGPFYATGQLELEGAREDMPGVRYRAALCRCGESSNKPFCDNSHEGAGFRDRGAIGDAGTALASEGGPLQIKRVANGPLLLQGNLRLVAGSGRMAWTGTKAALCRCGQSGNKPFCDGSHKAAGFEAE; translated from the coding sequence ATGAGCGATGAAAAAGTGTTTCGGTATGAGGGAAAAGGCGGGACGGTCACCTGGGACGGTCGCCTCTGTATCCACGTTGGTGAGTGTGGTCGTGCCACCGGCGAACTCTTCGTCAATGGGCGCAAGCCCTGGTGTGAGCCCGATGCGGTCGCTGAGCAGACTGACCTGATGGAGGTGCTTGGCCGCTGTCCGTCGGGCGCCCTTGCGTATGAGCAGGACGGTGTCGCCGTCGACGAGGCGCCCCAACCGCATAATCAGATCGCTGTGGCGAACAACGGGCCTTTTTATGCAACGGGCCAACTCGAGCTCGAAGGCGCCAGGGAGGACATGCCCGGTGTTCGATATCGGGCCGCGCTATGCCGTTGTGGTGAGTCGAGCAATAAGCCCTTTTGCGACAATAGCCACGAGGGCGCGGGGTTTCGTGACCGCGGGGCGATTGGTGACGCGGGGACGGCGCTGGCGTCCGAGGGCGGACCCCTGCAGATCAAGCGCGTAGCTAACGGGCCGCTCTTGCTTCAGGGAAATCTCCGGCTGGTGGCTGGGAGTGGTCGTATGGCGTGGACCGGCACCAAGGCTGCGCTCTGTCGCTGCGGACAGTCGGGCAACAAGCCCTTTTGCGACGGCAGCCACAAGGCCGCTGGCTTCGAGGCGGAGTAG